One segment of Syngnathus scovelli strain Florida chromosome 6, RoL_Ssco_1.2, whole genome shotgun sequence DNA contains the following:
- the chst6 gene encoding carbohydrate sulfotransferase 6, whose amino-acid sequence MLRSRVNLSTMVFLLILHGAAVVLFFNWYIRLNPCDCIPSNRKIHVVLLSSWRSGSSFVGQVFSQHPSVFYLMEPAWHVWTKLRNSGAQTLRMAVRDLMRSVFHCDFSVADAYLPDNHNMSSLFMWSHSRALCSPPACFLTPRGYFSNQTQCLQTCGEVGLQGVQEACFSYSHVVLKSVRIFELESLYPLFEDPSLDLRIIHLVRDPRAVVRSREQSAKAFVGDNAVVLEQKSMPAAEIQYQVIQEICRSHVRISERALQKPPSFLKGRYKMVRYEDVARNPLEEISAMYDFVDLDMTNQLEEWIYKLTHGKGKGSLKEAFEITSRNAADVSQAWRTTLPHNKVKRIQEVCKRAMSLLGYTTVNSDKEQKRLDIDLLVPREPYQFSWLPQKTEHSSNN is encoded by the coding sequence ATGCTCCGTTCCAGAGTGAACCTCAGCACTATGGTTTTCCTGTTGATCCTGCATGGAGCGGCTGTGGTCCTCTTCTTCAATTGGTACATCAGGCTAAACCCTTGCGACTGCATCCCTTCCAATAGGAAAATCCATGTTGTGCTACTGTCATCATGGCGATCAGGATCATCCTTTGTTGGTCAGGTGTTCAGTCAACATCCGTCTGTGTTCTACCTCATGGAGCCTGCCTGGCATGTTTGGACCAAACTTAGGAACTCTGGTGCACAGACACTACGAATGGCTGTAAGGGATCTCATGCGTAGTGTGTTCCATTGTGATTTCTCCGTGGCTGATGCCTACTTGCCAGACAATCACAACATGTCCTCTTTGTTCATGTGGAGTCACAGTCGAGCATTGTGCTCaccaccggcttgttttctcACACCGCGTGGCTATTTCAGCAATCAAACTCAATGCTTGCAAACTTGTGGTGAGGTGGGGCTACAAGGTGTGCAGGAGGCCTGTTTTTCATACAGTCATGTGGTCTTAAAATCAGTGCGAATATTTGAACTGGAATCTCTCTACCCCCTCTTTGAGGATCCTAGCCTTGACCTTCGCATCATTCACCTGGTTCGGGATCCCCGGGCTGTGGTGCGGTCAAGAGAACAGTCTGCAAAAGCTTTTGTTGGTGATAATGCTGTTGTGTTGGAGCAGAAAAGCATGCCTGCAGCTGAGATACAATACCAAGTCATACAGGAGATCTGCCGGAGCCATGTGCGCATTAGTGAAAGGGCCCTACAGAAGCCCCCATCATTTCTAAAAGGCCGGTACAAAATGGTTCGGTATGAAGATGTAGCCCGCAATCCACTTGAGGAAATAAGTGCCATGTATGACTTTGTAGATCTGGACATGACAAATCAGTTAGAGGAATGGATTTATAAGCTGACTCATGGAAAAGGCAAAGGTTCCTTAAAAGAAGCTTTTGAAATCACTTCaagaaacgctgcagatgtttccCAGGCATGGCGCACCACGCTGCCACACAATAAGGTCAAGCGCATCCAGGAAGTGTGTAAGAGGGCCATGTCACTGCTTGGCTACACAACCGTTAACAGTGATAAAGAACAGAAGAGACTTGATATTGATTTATTGGTACCACGTGAACCATACCAGTTCAGCTGGTTACCGCAAAAAACAGAGCACTCCAGTAACAATTAA